Proteins from a genomic interval of Symmachiella macrocystis:
- a CDS encoding phytanoyl-CoA dioxygenase family protein translates to MPTEISSPTKRSSPLPPDYFSADEIEQFRRDGFIIVPGMGDALTVETMLSVTRAHLEQPIEPVELEADVHYPGAPPSRSAAGGRTVRRLLMAHARHPVFTQWICSPGVAGRLSQLLDAPVVMPLTHHNCIMTKQPQYSSQTHWHQDIRFWSFEQPNLVSTWLALGEETPENGCLSVIPGTHAMQFAPDRFDAGCFLDPTQPQNQELIDRRVDVKLSPGDVLFFHSRTFHAAGNNTTDESKFSVVFTFRPTKNRPLPGTRSAALAELMLPVL, encoded by the coding sequence ATGCCCACTGAAATCTCATCTCCCACGAAACGTTCATCACCATTGCCGCCGGATTATTTTTCGGCGGACGAAATCGAGCAATTTCGCCGTGACGGTTTTATCATCGTCCCGGGAATGGGGGATGCGTTGACAGTGGAAACGATGTTGTCGGTCACCCGCGCACATTTGGAACAGCCCATCGAACCCGTGGAACTTGAGGCCGATGTGCACTACCCCGGTGCCCCCCCATCACGGTCCGCTGCGGGAGGTCGAACGGTGCGTCGGCTGTTGATGGCCCATGCGCGGCATCCGGTGTTCACACAGTGGATCTGCAGCCCGGGAGTGGCGGGGCGATTATCGCAATTGTTGGACGCTCCCGTTGTGATGCCCTTGACGCATCACAATTGCATCATGACCAAACAGCCGCAATACAGCAGCCAGACGCATTGGCATCAGGACATCCGTTTTTGGTCGTTTGAACAACCCAATCTGGTTAGCACCTGGTTGGCATTGGGTGAGGAGACGCCGGAAAACGGTTGTCTGAGCGTGATTCCCGGCACGCACGCCATGCAGTTCGCACCCGACCGGTTTGACGCGGGCTGTTTCTTGGATCCAACCCAACCGCAAAACCAAGAACTGATCGACCGCCGAGTGGACGTGAAACTTTCGCCGGGCGACGTTCTCTTTTTCCACAGCCGCACGTTTCATGCAGCGGGAAACAACACAACGGACGAATCAAAGTTCTCGGTGGTGTTTACCTTCCGCCCAACGAAAAACCGTCCTCTGCCAGGGACGCGGTCCGCGGCGCTCGCCGAATTAATGCTGCCGGTGCTCTGA
- a CDS encoding AAA family ATPase, with the protein MAKEPRDFGEFLEKFKRHRDVMHEELHKVIIGQDEVIEQIFAAIFTGGHCLLVGVPGLAKTLLVSTISQILDVRFKRIQFTPDLMPSDITGTNVLDEQESGRRDFRFVEGPVFTNILLADEINRTPPKTQAALLQAMQEHEVTIGQTTYPLPDPFFVIATQNPIEQEGTYPLPEAQLDRFMFNIIVDYPTVEEEEQILDSTTGAEQPEIRKVLSARSIQYLQKQIKMIEVAPLTISYVAKLVRSSRPRDESAPKFVQELVDWGAGPRAGQNLIAGGRAMAAMDGRPSVSLDDIRKVAVPVLRHRISTNFQAQAEGMSTDDIIRRLVAETPEPTVPKYEKA; encoded by the coding sequence ATGGCAAAAGAACCCCGCGACTTCGGCGAGTTTTTGGAAAAGTTCAAACGGCATCGCGATGTGATGCACGAAGAACTACATAAAGTGATCATCGGCCAGGACGAGGTGATCGAACAGATCTTCGCCGCCATCTTCACCGGCGGGCATTGCCTGCTGGTTGGCGTTCCCGGTTTGGCGAAGACGCTCCTCGTCAGCACGATATCGCAAATTCTCGACGTCCGCTTCAAACGGATTCAATTCACGCCCGACCTGATGCCCTCAGACATCACCGGGACCAACGTGTTGGACGAACAAGAATCGGGCCGCCGCGACTTCCGTTTTGTCGAAGGTCCGGTGTTCACCAATATTCTGTTAGCGGATGAAATCAACCGGACGCCTCCTAAAACTCAGGCAGCGCTGTTGCAGGCGATGCAGGAACATGAAGTCACGATTGGGCAAACCACCTATCCGCTGCCCGATCCGTTTTTTGTGATCGCCACACAAAACCCGATCGAACAGGAAGGGACCTATCCGCTGCCCGAAGCGCAGTTGGACCGCTTCATGTTCAACATCATCGTCGATTACCCCACCGTCGAAGAAGAAGAACAAATCCTCGACAGCACCACCGGCGCCGAACAGCCCGAGATCCGCAAAGTTCTCTCCGCTCGTTCGATTCAATATCTGCAAAAGCAGATTAAGATGATCGAAGTCGCGCCGTTGACAATCAGCTACGTTGCCAAGTTGGTCCGCTCCAGTCGTCCGCGTGACGAGTCCGCTCCCAAGTTCGTTCAGGAATTGGTCGATTGGGGAGCCGGTCCGCGTGCCGGGCAAAATTTAATCGCCGGCGGGCGAGCCATGGCCGCCATGGACGGACGCCCGAGCGTCTCGTTGGATGACATCCGCAAAGTGGCCGTCCCCGTTCTGCGGCACCGCATCTCGACAAACTTTCAAGCCCAGGCCGAGGGGATGTCCACCGACGACATCATCCGCCGCTTGGTCGCTGAAACCCCCGAACCGACCGTGCCAAAATACGAAAAGGCGTAA
- a CDS encoding MMPL family transporter — translation MFGKLGKLISGRWKTVFIGWLIFFAFIQWVSPKWKEVALDGEFDHLPKEMDSIQGEKRFAAAFPDDLLASSIVIVVRREKGELNDNDMAFIEEELRTRLETILADIDDVVINEQLAVAEEELGEEEFARQKTALEDDLVRRLEIGPIPESEITQITSIRSPTDEWIGEMLISEDRQAALVIVGLSEKFLEYGNRDTIHRIETLIARPGGELFEEELIPDGLDLQLSGTATVGRDMLEARDESAAATETWTVGLVILLLILIYRAPLLALIPLITVGIANQVSLSLASLLSQFNANDGDILFGFRTFVEMHVYMTVILYGAGVDYCLFLIARYKEELDAGADIDQAVSEAVGKVGSALTASALTTAFGIGMMVLAAFGKFRDAGIGIALSLIVVLIASLTLTPTLLRLFGRFAFWPHIRSERITTTAGWISGSTLMSKLIELNPLSNGWEKIGQAVLEHPRRLWGWTMAIMIPFAAVGVLSWNHLSYGLMSELPSDDASVVGAKAIQRHFPEGTAGPLTVLLANDQMNFNSSDAKDKIAELTTILREKSDELNIADVRSLSSPFGRHEPSWEGLSGFRLAAKRQAVNEKTKEYYVTQVEGLSGDTTRLDVIFNEDPFSKNSIARLDGVEQVIRDFFSKQDEPLKATHMNFIGSTANIRDLKTTTDRDRIVIDVAVLSVVLVILWILLRRFSISLYLILTVFFSYFVTIGFTYVLFWFLESTGEFAGLDWKVPIFLFTFLIAVGEDYNIYLMTRIDEEQQRRGPIEGIRVALLRTGGIISSCGIIMAGTFSSLVLGGTLKGMQQLGFALMFGVLLDTFVVRPILVPAYLVMLHRGDFGKWTWLLGGGAVPTTTEPESPSANLETPADNQLQNG, via the coding sequence ATGTTTGGCAAGCTTGGTAAACTGATCAGCGGCCGATGGAAGACTGTCTTCATCGGGTGGTTGATATTCTTTGCCTTCATCCAATGGGTGTCGCCCAAATGGAAAGAAGTCGCCCTGGATGGCGAGTTCGATCATCTGCCCAAGGAAATGGACAGCATCCAAGGAGAAAAACGGTTCGCCGCAGCGTTTCCCGATGATCTGTTGGCCAGCAGTATTGTGATTGTCGTGCGCCGCGAGAAGGGCGAACTGAACGACAACGACATGGCCTTCATCGAGGAGGAATTGCGAACCCGGCTGGAAACCATTTTGGCCGACATCGACGATGTGGTCATCAATGAGCAATTGGCCGTTGCCGAAGAGGAATTGGGCGAAGAAGAATTCGCCCGTCAGAAAACGGCGCTCGAAGACGATCTGGTCCGTCGCCTCGAAATCGGTCCGATTCCGGAAAGCGAAATTACACAGATCACGTCGATCCGTTCTCCCACGGATGAGTGGATTGGCGAAATGTTGATCAGTGAGGACCGGCAAGCAGCGCTCGTGATTGTGGGGCTGTCCGAGAAATTTCTCGAATATGGCAACCGTGATACGATACACCGGATTGAGACATTGATCGCCAGACCCGGGGGCGAATTGTTCGAAGAAGAACTGATTCCCGATGGTCTCGACTTGCAACTCAGCGGTACAGCGACGGTCGGCCGCGATATGCTCGAAGCGCGTGACGAGAGCGCCGCCGCCACGGAGACTTGGACCGTCGGTTTGGTGATCCTGCTGCTGATCTTGATCTATCGCGCGCCGTTATTGGCGTTGATTCCCTTGATTACGGTGGGGATTGCCAACCAAGTCTCATTATCGTTGGCCTCCTTGCTATCGCAATTCAATGCCAACGACGGCGACATTTTATTTGGCTTTCGCACCTTTGTGGAAATGCACGTCTATATGACGGTCATTCTTTATGGGGCGGGCGTCGATTATTGCCTGTTTTTAATTGCTCGGTACAAAGAGGAACTGGACGCCGGCGCCGATATCGATCAGGCAGTCTCAGAAGCAGTCGGAAAAGTCGGGTCGGCGCTGACCGCCAGCGCGCTCACCACGGCGTTCGGCATCGGCATGATGGTGCTGGCCGCCTTCGGTAAATTTCGCGACGCCGGTATCGGCATTGCTCTGAGCTTGATCGTGGTTTTGATCGCATCGCTGACGTTGACACCCACCCTGTTGCGGTTGTTTGGCCGCTTCGCATTTTGGCCGCACATTCGTAGTGAACGGATCACTACGACCGCCGGGTGGATCTCCGGCAGCACGCTGATGTCGAAGCTGATCGAGCTAAACCCGCTCAGTAACGGCTGGGAAAAAATCGGGCAGGCGGTGCTGGAACATCCGCGGAGGCTGTGGGGTTGGACCATGGCGATCATGATCCCTTTTGCTGCGGTCGGTGTGCTTTCGTGGAACCACCTCAGCTACGGGCTGATGTCAGAATTGCCGTCGGATGATGCTAGCGTTGTTGGTGCCAAGGCCATTCAGAGGCATTTTCCGGAAGGAACGGCCGGGCCGCTCACGGTGCTTTTGGCAAACGATCAAATGAATTTCAATAGCAGTGATGCCAAGGACAAAATCGCTGAATTGACCACAATACTGCGGGAAAAAAGCGATGAGCTGAATATCGCCGACGTCCGTAGCCTTTCTTCCCCTTTTGGTCGGCATGAACCAAGCTGGGAAGGACTTTCAGGTTTTCGTCTAGCTGCAAAACGGCAAGCGGTCAATGAGAAGACCAAGGAGTATTACGTCACGCAAGTTGAAGGCTTGAGCGGCGATACCACGCGGTTGGATGTGATCTTCAACGAAGATCCGTTTTCCAAAAACAGCATTGCGCGGCTGGATGGCGTGGAACAAGTCATCCGCGATTTCTTCTCCAAACAAGACGAACCGCTCAAAGCGACCCATATGAATTTCATCGGGTCCACGGCGAACATCCGCGACTTAAAGACGACCACGGACCGCGATCGAATTGTGATCGACGTTGCTGTGTTGTCCGTTGTGTTGGTGATCCTCTGGATTTTGCTTCGCCGGTTTTCGATCTCGTTGTATCTGATCCTGACGGTGTTCTTCAGCTACTTCGTCACCATCGGTTTTACGTATGTGTTGTTCTGGTTCTTGGAATCGACTGGGGAATTCGCCGGCCTGGATTGGAAGGTGCCGATCTTCCTGTTTACGTTCCTGATCGCCGTTGGCGAAGACTACAACATCTACTTGATGACGCGTATCGATGAGGAACAGCAGCGGCGTGGACCGATTGAGGGGATTCGTGTCGCGTTGTTGCGCACCGGTGGCATCATTTCCAGTTGCGGCATCATTATGGCGGGCACATTTTCGTCGCTGGTGTTGGGCGGAACGCTCAAGGGCATGCAGCAGTTGGGGTTTGCGCTGATGTTCGGCGTGTTGTTAGACACGTTCGTCGTCCGGCCGATCCTCGTCCCCGCCTATTTGGTCATGCTGCATCGTGGCGATTTTGGCAAATGGACCTGGCTGCTAGGCGGCGGGGCGGTCCCTACAACGACCGAGCCAGAATCGCCGTCCGCCAACCTCGAAACGCCCGCCGATAACCAACTCCAAAACGGCTAG
- a CDS encoding Ldh family oxidoreductase: MPIYSATTLQQFATQLFQAAGVPNVEAEIVAASLVEANLRGHDSHGVMRIRDYVRQLRIGELVPGVELAVRTETAAMLAADAQFGFGQVQARRLIARLMDKAGSLGIASGTLMRCGHIGRLGEWVELAAEAGFAALVAVNDNASLRVVAPPGGTEPQISTNPLAIGVPTSDGPLVLDISTSAVANGKIRLALAEGVPCPDGWLLDGAGEPTNDPQVRRADPPGTIQPLGGTQAGYKGFGLGLMLDILVGGLSGGFCPPQEDVDSCNNVLAIVWQPQQFAGTEHFLAQADQLIASTRNSRRKANVERIRLPGDRGREVRAQRLRDGIPFDDGNWQRLVKTATELNVPLPTTS; encoded by the coding sequence ATGCCCATTTATTCCGCGACCACACTACAACAATTCGCAACACAACTATTCCAAGCTGCGGGTGTCCCCAATGTGGAAGCTGAGATTGTGGCTGCTAGCCTGGTCGAGGCGAATTTGCGGGGGCATGATTCGCATGGGGTGATGCGGATTCGCGACTACGTGCGGCAATTGCGTATCGGCGAGCTGGTGCCGGGTGTCGAGTTGGCTGTACGCACAGAAACGGCGGCGATGTTGGCGGCTGATGCGCAGTTTGGTTTCGGACAAGTCCAAGCCCGTCGTTTGATCGCGCGATTGATGGATAAAGCGGGTTCCTTGGGCATTGCCAGCGGAACACTCATGCGGTGCGGGCACATTGGCCGCTTGGGAGAATGGGTCGAATTGGCTGCTGAAGCGGGTTTCGCAGCGCTGGTGGCGGTCAATGACAACGCCTCACTGCGGGTCGTGGCTCCGCCGGGAGGAACCGAACCGCAGATCAGCACCAATCCACTGGCAATTGGCGTTCCCACCAGTGACGGTCCACTGGTGTTGGATATTTCAACCTCGGCCGTCGCCAACGGCAAAATTCGTTTAGCGCTCGCCGAAGGGGTCCCCTGCCCCGATGGCTGGTTGTTGGATGGCGCAGGGGAACCGACTAACGACCCACAGGTACGCCGCGCCGATCCACCCGGCACCATTCAACCTTTGGGCGGGACGCAGGCAGGTTATAAGGGATTTGGTCTGGGGCTGATGTTGGATATTCTCGTCGGCGGCCTCTCGGGTGGATTCTGCCCCCCACAAGAGGATGTCGATAGTTGCAACAATGTGCTGGCAATCGTCTGGCAGCCGCAACAATTCGCCGGGACGGAACATTTTCTGGCGCAAGCTGACCAACTGATCGCCTCGACGCGCAACAGTCGCCGCAAAGCGAACGTCGAGCGAATTCGCCTCCCCGGCGACCGTGGCCGCGAGGTGCGCGCACAACGTCTGCGCGACGGCATTCCCTTCGACGATGGCAACTGGCAACGATTAGTAAAAACCGCCACAGAATTGAACGTCCCGTTACCGACCACCTCGTGA
- a CDS encoding efflux RND transporter periplasmic adaptor subunit, giving the protein MADEKKPKQTRGWLRVVITIVCCILALVGGGMVFQALASLKEKPQQSEVEEKVYKVDVFKTEQIPLGEVISGFGTSRAYREVVLSAEVGGRVVEKHPSLKPGANVVASQVEVDSQGRTRSTTPSLPLVRIDPETYKQRVVQASGRIAEIDAELKVLAEQEANNERLIKKAAADVEVYQSEYQRIEDLGKRGVISKTELTTARLELERYKQSVLNLDNETRLFPVRQLQLERKRATAVSDLETAQLDLARTEIRPPFSGALSEVMVEVGQNLRPGDPLVKLLDLDVIEVPVPLALGDYEKVAALLKAGDNPTVTLARNTTSPGQWTGIIERVSPQADESTRTVEVYIRVENADQPIPLLPGTFVNARIQGPVIPSAIAIPRDCITDGTVYVADDGRAVKRRIVRGQTLQSLVLIDEGLEAGDQVILTNLDILDDRAKVDVQQIRTLADELELMEVPLVVPKVAEQERVPQDGASQ; this is encoded by the coding sequence ATGGCGGACGAAAAAAAACCAAAGCAGACGCGCGGTTGGCTGCGAGTTGTCATTACCATTGTCTGCTGCATCCTTGCCTTGGTGGGCGGAGGCATGGTGTTTCAAGCACTGGCCAGCCTGAAGGAAAAACCCCAGCAGAGCGAGGTCGAAGAAAAGGTCTACAAAGTTGACGTTTTCAAGACGGAGCAAATCCCGCTGGGAGAAGTGATCTCGGGCTTTGGAACGTCTCGGGCTTATCGAGAAGTCGTTTTGTCCGCCGAGGTCGGCGGGCGGGTCGTTGAGAAACATCCCTCCTTAAAACCAGGGGCGAACGTCGTTGCCTCACAGGTCGAGGTCGATAGCCAAGGCCGCACGCGGTCGACAACCCCATCGTTGCCCTTGGTCCGCATCGACCCGGAAACCTACAAGCAACGCGTGGTGCAGGCATCGGGCCGCATTGCTGAGATCGACGCGGAACTCAAAGTGCTAGCCGAGCAGGAAGCCAATAACGAACGCCTGATCAAAAAAGCCGCTGCCGATGTCGAAGTATACCAAAGCGAATATCAACGCATTGAGGATCTGGGAAAACGGGGCGTGATCTCCAAAACGGAACTGACGACCGCCCGATTGGAATTGGAGCGGTACAAGCAATCCGTTTTAAATCTGGACAACGAAACCCGGTTGTTTCCCGTCCGTCAACTCCAACTAGAACGCAAGCGAGCGACGGCGGTCTCGGATTTGGAAACAGCGCAGCTCGACCTTGCCCGAACAGAAATCCGGCCACCCTTTAGCGGCGCTCTGAGCGAAGTCATGGTCGAAGTCGGCCAAAACCTGCGTCCCGGCGATCCGTTGGTGAAATTGCTGGACTTGGACGTGATCGAAGTTCCCGTCCCGTTGGCCTTGGGTGACTATGAAAAAGTGGCCGCCTTGTTAAAAGCGGGCGACAACCCCACCGTGACATTGGCTCGGAATACGACTTCTCCTGGGCAGTGGACGGGGATCATCGAACGGGTTTCTCCTCAAGCGGACGAGTCGACACGAACAGTCGAGGTCTACATTCGCGTGGAAAACGCCGACCAGCCGATCCCCTTACTTCCCGGCACGTTCGTCAACGCCAGAATCCAGGGACCGGTGATCCCCAGTGCCATCGCCATCCCGCGGGATTGCATCACAGACGGGACGGTGTACGTTGCCGACGACGGCCGCGCCGTGAAGCGTCGCATCGTACGTGGCCAAACCTTGCAATCGTTGGTGCTGATCGACGAAGGGTTGGAAGCGGGCGATCAAGTCATTTTGACGAATCTCGACATCCTCGATGATCGCGCCAAAGTCGACGTCCAACAAATCCGCACGTTGGCGGATGAATTGGAATTGATGGAAGTTCCGTTGGTCGTGCCCAAAGTCGCCGAACAGGAACGGGTACCCCAGGACGGAGCGAGCCAATAG
- a CDS encoding DUF58 domain-containing protein, with the protein MSSTEKYLKPEVIRTVSRLDLRARFIVEGFFNGLHASPYHGFSVEFSEHRRYTQGDDLKDIDWLVFAKTDRYYVKKYQAETNLTGYLVMDLSESMAYTYRQELTKFDYSICLAAALAYLMIHQQDPVGLITFDEKIRHSIPAKSKRTQLGNILALLSKLQPTGQTEISKNLQRIAAMLRHRSLVMIFSDLLADSGPVIDALHMLRYAGHDVILFHIMDEAEVNFPFDGMVDFRDPETGETMLVDAAGIRGDYLDSVGALRENYRKECLSAGVDYVALDTSIPFDRALVEYLSQRKARF; encoded by the coding sequence ATGTCTTCTACTGAAAAATACCTCAAGCCCGAAGTCATCCGCACCGTCTCCCGGTTGGACTTGCGCGCGCGATTCATCGTCGAGGGGTTTTTCAATGGGTTGCACGCCAGTCCTTACCACGGATTCAGCGTCGAATTCAGCGAACATCGCCGCTACACACAAGGAGACGACCTCAAAGATATCGACTGGCTGGTCTTTGCCAAAACCGATCGGTACTACGTCAAAAAATATCAGGCCGAAACCAACCTCACCGGTTATCTGGTGATGGATCTGTCTGAAAGTATGGCCTACACCTACCGGCAAGAACTGACCAAGTTCGACTACAGCATCTGTCTGGCAGCGGCGCTGGCGTACTTGATGATCCACCAGCAAGATCCGGTGGGATTGATCACGTTCGACGAAAAAATCCGCCATTCGATCCCCGCGAAAAGCAAACGGACACAGTTGGGCAACATCTTGGCGCTGTTGTCCAAACTACAGCCGACAGGGCAGACGGAGATTTCAAAAAACCTGCAACGGATCGCCGCGATGCTGCGGCATCGCAGTTTGGTGATGATTTTTTCCGATCTGCTGGCCGATTCTGGACCGGTCATCGATGCGCTGCACATGTTGCGGTATGCCGGACATGATGTGATTTTGTTTCACATCATGGACGAAGCGGAAGTGAATTTTCCGTTTGATGGGATGGTCGATTTTCGCGATCCGGAGACCGGTGAAACGATGCTGGTCGACGCTGCCGGCATCCGCGGGGATTATCTCGACAGCGTGGGTGCCCTGCGTGAGAACTACCGCAAGGAATGCCTGTCCGCCGGGGTGGATTATGTCGCGCTCGACACCAGCATCCCATTTGACCGGGCGCTAGTGGAATACCTGTCGCAACGAAAAGCCCGGTTTTAA
- a CDS encoding DUF6690 family protein, whose protein sequence is MRLLISAMIFTAAGFGYMQYKTAPAGEDGFTGMFVEDENLIDPEIVSETLAEAGNEVVAVAGPQVQDFSEIFRFDLTPNHVMNKWQQVSASLRHLDLQGYRVPLVTGIDDTDLAGSLTYYFDTRQRLRRITFVGTTGNPLRLTHFMTQQYGFRRVVNQDPRRESYAGGPKLGGYYSITPMELIDRDESHSNFSIDLRIDI, encoded by the coding sequence ATGCGACTGCTCATTTCAGCAATGATTTTCACGGCGGCAGGTTTCGGCTACATGCAATATAAAACCGCGCCGGCCGGTGAGGATGGGTTTACGGGAATGTTCGTTGAGGATGAAAATCTGATCGACCCCGAGATTGTCAGCGAGACATTGGCGGAAGCTGGCAACGAGGTCGTCGCGGTGGCCGGCCCCCAGGTCCAGGACTTTTCCGAGATCTTTCGCTTCGATTTGACACCCAACCACGTGATGAACAAATGGCAACAGGTCTCCGCCAGCCTGCGGCATTTGGATCTACAAGGTTATCGCGTGCCGCTGGTGACGGGAATCGATGACACGGATCTGGCCGGAAGCCTAACGTACTATTTCGATACGCGGCAACGTTTACGACGGATCACATTTGTGGGGACCACTGGAAATCCATTGCGGCTAACGCACTTTATGACACAGCAGTACGGTTTTCGTCGGGTTGTGAATCAAGACCCCCGCCGCGAAAGTTACGCGGGCGGCCCCAAACTCGGAGGCTACTACAGCATCACGCCCATGGAACTGATCGATCGCGACGAATCGCACTCGAACTTCTCCATCGATTTGCGAATCGACATTTGA
- a CDS encoding sulfatase-like hydrolase/transferase, giving the protein MLNVLTATAVLILWGAASQLCAAEQRHPNVIIILADDMGYGDAGCYGSTTLKTPHLDRLAAEGMRFTDFHSSGAVCSPTRAGFMTGRYQQRAGIPGVVFADPQRNRHHGLQTTEIVIPKLLRQAGYATALFGKWHLGYRKQFNPIHHGFDRFRGFVSGNVDYISHIDGTGVADWWHDDQLTPEEGYTTRLINRNAVEFIEQHRDQPFFLYLAHEAVHSPYQAPDDPPVRAVGRKRIPGTARKDIARAYQQMMTEMDNGIGEVLNTLERLELDRETLVFFFSDNGATKNGSNGALRGFKGSLWEGGHRVPAVARWTGHIPQGTVSGTTCISLDLMPTVLAVADVDLPEGHYLDGADISSILAGKEKRLARPLFWSYRKSSAMRDGDWKLIVERNNEDPQLFNLADDPQEATNLAAQQPARLEAMLTSLAAWKADILSGATKQPEK; this is encoded by the coding sequence ATGCTGAATGTTTTAACTGCGACGGCCGTGTTGATCCTGTGGGGTGCTGCTTCTCAACTGTGCGCCGCTGAACAGCGCCATCCCAATGTGATCATTATCCTGGCCGACGACATGGGGTACGGTGATGCGGGATGCTACGGCAGTACCACGTTAAAAACCCCACACTTAGATCGATTGGCGGCTGAAGGGATGCGGTTCACGGACTTTCATTCCAGCGGTGCGGTCTGCAGCCCGACCCGCGCGGGTTTTATGACCGGCCGCTATCAACAGCGGGCGGGTATCCCGGGCGTTGTGTTTGCCGATCCGCAGCGCAATCGACATCATGGTCTGCAGACCACTGAAATCGTGATTCCAAAATTGCTCCGCCAAGCGGGTTATGCGACCGCATTGTTTGGAAAGTGGCATCTCGGGTATCGCAAGCAGTTCAATCCCATACACCACGGCTTTGATCGATTTCGGGGATTCGTGAGCGGCAACGTCGATTATATTTCACACATCGATGGCACGGGCGTTGCCGATTGGTGGCACGACGATCAACTCACACCCGAAGAGGGCTATACAACGCGGCTGATCAATCGCAATGCGGTCGAATTCATTGAGCAACATCGTGACCAGCCGTTCTTTCTGTATCTGGCGCACGAAGCAGTGCATTCTCCCTACCAGGCGCCGGATGATCCTCCGGTCCGCGCAGTAGGCCGCAAGCGGATTCCTGGCACAGCTCGAAAGGACATTGCCCGCGCTTATCAACAAATGATGACCGAAATGGACAACGGCATCGGCGAAGTGTTGAACACGCTCGAGCGATTGGAGTTGGACCGGGAGACGTTGGTGTTCTTTTTCTCCGACAATGGAGCGACGAAAAACGGTTCCAACGGCGCATTGCGGGGGTTCAAGGGAAGTCTGTGGGAAGGGGGACATCGCGTGCCCGCCGTGGCGCGCTGGACGGGGCACATTCCGCAGGGAACAGTCAGCGGCACAACATGCATCAGTCTGGACCTGATGCCCACAGTTTTGGCCGTCGCCGATGTCGACCTCCCGGAGGGCCATTATCTCGACGGTGCGGACATTTCTTCCATTCTAGCCGGGAAAGAAAAACGTCTCGCGCGGCCACTTTTTTGGAGCTATCGCAAGAGTTCAGCGATGCGCGATGGCGATTGGAAGCTAATCGTCGAACGAAACAACGAGGATCCACAGCTTTTCAATCTGGCTGACGATCCGCAAGAAGCGACGAACCTGGCTGCACAGCAACCTGCACGCCTCGAGGCCATGCTCACGTCGCTTGCGGCATGGAAGGCGGATATCCTCAGCGGAGCCACCAAACAGCCGGAGAAGTAG